The Nitrospiraceae bacterium genome has a window encoding:
- a CDS encoding bile acid:sodium symporter gives MSIGSRKFTFLALSQFIHHHLLWFLISAYAFAAVFPAAGLWIRNLTFGDFSIAHAKLHISLLLLLLATLMFNAGLGVKTSHLRSLWKKTRVLFAGLTANLVIPIGYIFLVTLVMRLWYEPDEAQHILVGLALVAAMPIAGASTAWAQNSNGNLALSLGLVLFSTILSPVTTPMALYVFGEMASEEYEAIIHDLAAYGSGAFLGLWIVLPSVLGLGVRFAVPEARLGAVMPFIKLINSAVLLLLNYSNGSVSLPRAVADRDFDFLAVTLAITTGLCITAFASGYGLSRLFKVDEAERVSLMYGLGMSNNGTGLVLASLVLVSYPRVMVPIIFYNLVQHLVAGGVHEMRDRPSGDHKSSAEVSNMQKSNLGPYTRPFTTAEKGEPKK, from the coding sequence ATGAGTATAGGTAGTCGCAAATTCACGTTCCTTGCTCTGTCCCAGTTCATCCACCATCATCTGCTTTGGTTCTTGATCAGCGCCTATGCTTTCGCTGCCGTCTTTCCGGCGGCTGGATTATGGATCAGGAATCTCACCTTTGGCGATTTCTCCATTGCGCACGCGAAACTTCATATTTCCTTGCTCCTGCTCCTTCTGGCCACGCTCATGTTTAATGCGGGATTGGGGGTGAAAACTTCGCACTTGAGATCGCTGTGGAAAAAGACGCGAGTGTTATTCGCCGGACTCACCGCCAATCTGGTTATCCCCATCGGCTACATTTTTCTCGTCACCCTTGTCATGCGGCTATGGTATGAGCCGGACGAAGCACAGCATATCCTCGTCGGCCTAGCATTGGTCGCCGCCATGCCGATCGCCGGCGCCTCAACCGCCTGGGCACAGAACTCCAATGGGAATCTGGCACTGAGCTTAGGATTGGTCCTGTTCTCCACAATCCTCAGCCCTGTAACTACCCCCATGGCTCTGTATGTGTTCGGGGAGATGGCCTCGGAGGAATATGAGGCCATCATCCACGACCTTGCCGCGTATGGATCAGGGGCGTTCTTGGGCCTCTGGATCGTCTTGCCATCGGTGCTCGGTCTCGGTGTGCGGTTCGCAGTACCTGAAGCGCGGCTCGGTGCCGTTATGCCCTTCATCAAGCTCATCAATTCCGCCGTATTATTGCTGTTGAACTACTCCAATGGATCAGTTTCCCTCCCTCGGGCCGTGGCGGACCGCGATTTCGACTTCTTGGCAGTGACGTTGGCGATCACCACGGGTCTCTGCATCACAGCGTTTGCATCCGGCTATGGGCTGAGCCGGCTCTTCAAGGTCGATGAGGCGGAACGTGTCTCCCTCATGTACGGATTGGGGATGAGTAACAATGGAACCGGGCTGGTCCTGGCCTCTCTCGTGCTCGTCTCGTATCCACGAGTCATGGTCCCGATCATTTTTTACAACCTGGTTCAGCATCTGGTGGCTGGAGGGGTACATGAAATGAGAGACCGACCCAGTGGCGATCACAAATCTAGCGCAGAAGTAAGTAACATGCAGAAGTCAAACTTAGGTCCCTACACGCGACCGTTTACTACAGCCGAAAAAGGAGAGCCCAAGAAATGA
- a CDS encoding cysteine rich repeat-containing protein — protein sequence MVSHSSADWQSLTRCILVFGVAVTMGLFLMTWETGAAPSEPDSASSPPSPVGPSPNQPGQQRGGRSTEAMQHMRQACAADVKNFCAQVKPGGGRIVECLEDHSKEISDECYDLLEKRAERQKKGAQ from the coding sequence ATGGTCAGTCACTCCTCGGCAGATTGGCAATCTCTCACGCGGTGCATACTCGTGTTCGGCGTGGCCGTCACCATGGGATTGTTCCTCATGACCTGGGAGACCGGGGCTGCACCATCAGAGCCTGACTCCGCGTCTTCTCCCCCATCTCCCGTCGGACCTAGTCCCAATCAGCCAGGCCAACAACGAGGTGGCCGCAGCACGGAAGCGATGCAGCACATGCGCCAGGCCTGCGCGGCCGACGTGAAAAACTTTTGTGCGCAGGTGAAGCCGGGCGGAGGGCGCATCGTCGAATGCCTTGAAGACCATTCCAAAGAAATATCGGATGAATGCTACGATCTGCTGGAAAAGCGAGCTGAACGCCAAAAAAAAGGAGCGCAGTGA
- a CDS encoding TMEM165/GDT1 family protein has translation MSLWPIFVTVFFAELGDKTQLATLLFAAEQNTSKVGVFIASAGALVLSSFIAVLVGSQLSAYIPPRILKLTAGVGFIAIGIWTLIDSRA, from the coding sequence ATGAGTCTTTGGCCAATCTTCGTCACCGTGTTTTTCGCCGAACTGGGGGATAAGACCCAATTGGCAACGCTCTTGTTTGCTGCCGAGCAGAACACGAGCAAAGTGGGAGTCTTTATTGCGTCAGCAGGCGCCCTCGTACTCTCCAGCTTCATCGCGGTCTTGGTCGGTTCCCAGCTCTCTGCCTACATCCCGCCTCGCATCCTAAAATTGACTGCTGGTGTTGGCTTCATTGCGATCGGTATTTGGACACTTATCGACTCAAGAGCCTAG
- a CDS encoding DeoR family transcriptional regulator, producing the protein MKTCKHLSLRLIRGKGSVRAQDLVTEFDYSPATARSYLAYLTRQDLLHRTSAGHALTARGQDRLHFFEVVGCGNPDCPCCEKKTGHYTCPTCAYELPRAQAALKPVWDTPFFTRAAGVYCPFCHGQIFSEAQASFLCLAKE; encoded by the coding sequence ATGAAAACCTGTAAGCACCTGTCGCTCCGGCTGATCCGGGGCAAGGGGAGTGTGCGGGCACAGGATCTCGTGACCGAGTTCGACTATTCGCCTGCTACGGCGCGCTCATACTTGGCGTACCTCACTCGTCAGGATCTCCTCCATCGGACGAGCGCGGGACATGCGTTAACCGCGAGGGGCCAGGATCGGCTGCACTTCTTCGAGGTCGTCGGGTGCGGGAACCCCGATTGCCCCTGCTGTGAGAAGAAAACCGGGCACTACACCTGCCCAACGTGCGCATATGAGCTCCCGAGAGCGCAGGCCGCACTAAAACCCGTGTGGGACACGCCGTTCTTCACAAGGGCCGCGGGGGTCTACTGTCCGTTCTGCCACGGACAGATATTCAGTGAAGCCCAAGCGAGCTTTCTTTGCCTGGCGAAGGAGTGA
- a CDS encoding helix-turn-helix domain-containing protein — MTVTSKQLLSVTEVATRLGLKPATIRRLILERRIPYVKLGRAVRIPVEAVEAMIAASYRPAIDEGTGRP; from the coding sequence ATGACAGTCACGAGCAAACAGTTGTTGAGCGTCACGGAAGTGGCGACTCGGCTGGGGCTGAAGCCCGCGACGATTCGCCGACTTATTCTCGAGCGGCGAATTCCATATGTGAAATTAGGCCGAGCGGTGCGGATTCCCGTTGAGGCCGTCGAGGCCATGATCGCCGCTTCATACCGGCCCGCGATTGACGAGGGAACGGGTCGGCCATGA
- a CDS encoding FHA domain-containing protein, whose product MLDVLPKYPKLIIKLHGAEAKEIELTQPEFTIGRHHRNDLVVEDPAVSGHHARIVKIHAVYFLEDLGSTNGTFVNGAKIDRQQLKDTDLVKFGKHHLIFRDESEMALRPESHSVSEMDKTMVATGSIRNGRGSAPQQVGMIQVLSGRTDQSEYELTKHLTSIGAQDGATIKLTGWFAPMTAAIIGRRGPQYYIVPTGAGKTIQVNNTVVTDQVDLKDGDLLHVGRVKMYFSLKTLAK is encoded by the coding sequence ATGCTCGACGTCCTGCCGAAATATCCAAAGCTGATCATCAAATTGCATGGGGCGGAGGCGAAAGAGATCGAGCTCACACAACCGGAGTTTACGATCGGTCGGCACCATCGGAACGACCTTGTGGTCGAAGATCCGGCGGTCTCCGGACACCATGCCCGAATTGTCAAAATTCATGCCGTCTATTTCCTTGAAGATCTGGGAAGTACCAATGGCACGTTTGTCAACGGAGCGAAGATCGATCGACAGCAACTGAAGGACACCGACCTGGTCAAGTTCGGGAAACATCACTTGATCTTCCGAGATGAGAGCGAGATGGCGCTGAGACCGGAATCCCATTCAGTCAGCGAGATGGACAAGACGATGGTGGCGACCGGTTCCATACGAAATGGACGTGGGTCCGCGCCTCAGCAGGTCGGGATGATCCAAGTGCTGTCAGGCCGGACCGATCAGAGTGAGTATGAACTCACCAAGCACCTGACGAGCATCGGGGCGCAGGACGGCGCCACCATCAAACTAACCGGTTGGTTCGCTCCGATGACGGCGGCTATCATCGGCCGTCGCGGACCACAGTATTACATCGTTCCGACTGGAGCCGGGAAGACCATTCAGGTGAACAACACAGTCGTGACGGATCAGGTGGATTTGAAGGACGGAGACCTCTTACACGTCGGACGCGTGAAAATGTATTTTTCCTTAAAGACGCTTGCCAAGTGA
- a CDS encoding efflux RND transporter periplasmic adaptor subunit, whose protein sequence is MNPNVVGLGVLSIVWCTFSLACGGPDTPSTVADKASSSSLPARSAPPIETMLVTASPAAASLTLSARLTFAENMFAKVSSPLAGRVLEVRVKLGQPVKSGDVLLVMDAPDIATAYSDYVKEISELALAKRNYELALDLFQDKAVPLKELKQAENDFTREKAEFRQAKERLLTLRVPAAELDKPLEEQTINSRFELKSPLTGTVVERSVTPGQLVGNEPAQVLFTVADLDHLQAVVDVYERDLALITVGQEATATVEAWPGERFPAVIARIGDVVDPITRTIKVRAGISNGERKLKPEMFARLTIPMGNKTSFILIPQEAVLVVDGASRVYVEATPGRFVPREIKVQPVSIDQVRVLEGLTAGEHIVARGAAFQQTAEPHS, encoded by the coding sequence GTGAATCCCAACGTTGTGGGGCTGGGTGTCCTGTCCATCGTATGGTGTACTTTCTCGCTCGCCTGCGGCGGACCAGATACCCCGAGCACCGTGGCGGACAAGGCGTCGTCGAGTTCCTTGCCGGCGAGGAGTGCACCTCCGATCGAGACCATGCTGGTGACGGCAAGTCCCGCCGCCGCGAGCCTGACGTTGTCAGCGCGCCTGACCTTTGCGGAGAATATGTTTGCCAAGGTATCGTCCCCGCTGGCAGGGCGCGTGCTGGAGGTCCGGGTGAAACTGGGACAACCGGTGAAATCGGGGGACGTGTTGCTGGTTATGGATGCGCCGGATATCGCCACGGCGTACTCCGACTATGTGAAGGAAATATCGGAACTCGCGTTGGCCAAGCGGAACTATGAGTTGGCGCTGGACCTCTTCCAGGACAAGGCGGTGCCCCTCAAGGAACTGAAGCAGGCGGAAAATGATTTTACGCGCGAGAAGGCCGAATTCCGACAAGCGAAAGAACGACTTCTCACTCTGCGAGTCCCCGCCGCGGAGCTGGATAAACCGCTGGAAGAGCAAACCATCAATTCTCGCTTCGAATTGAAAAGTCCGCTGACCGGAACTGTCGTAGAACGGAGCGTGACGCCCGGACAATTGGTGGGGAATGAGCCGGCGCAAGTGCTGTTTACGGTCGCGGACCTCGATCACTTGCAAGCCGTTGTCGACGTCTATGAGCGAGACCTTGCCTTGATCACCGTGGGACAGGAAGCCACGGCCACGGTGGAGGCCTGGCCTGGCGAGCGGTTTCCCGCGGTGATTGCTCGCATCGGTGACGTGGTGGATCCAATCACCCGGACCATTAAGGTGCGAGCTGGGATCAGTAATGGGGAGCGAAAGCTCAAGCCCGAGATGTTCGCGAGGCTGACCATTCCGATGGGCAACAAGACATCGTTCATCCTCATTCCTCAGGAGGCTGTGCTTGTGGTGGATGGCGCGAGCCGGGTGTATGTGGAAGCAACCCCGGGGCGCTTTGTGCCACGTGAGATCAAGGTCCAGCCGGTCAGTATCGACCAAGTCAGAGTCCTCGAAGGCCTCACGGCGGGAGAGCACATCGTCGCCAGAGGTGCAGCCTTTCAGCAGACAGCAGAACCCCATTCCTAA